DNA sequence from the Amycolatopsis sp. Hca4 genome:
CAGCCGGTCGCGGACCTCGTCGAGCGCCGCGGCGTGGGCGTTCGTCTCGACGAACACGCCCTTCGCGGCCGAGTCGGAGAGGATCCAGTGCACCTGTTCGGGTGAGGACGTGTCGTAGATCGGGACGGTCACCGCACCGGCCGCCCAGATCGCGAAGTCGATCAGCGTCCACTCGTAGCGGGTCTTCGACATGAGCGCGACGCGGTCGCCGCGGCCGATCCCGGCCTTGGCCAGGCCCTTGGCCACGGCCAGCACCTCGGCCGCGAACTCCTTGGCGGTCACGTCCAGCCAGCTGCCTTCGACCTGGCGGCGGAAGCTCACCACGTCGGAGAACCGCTCGGCGTTCGCCCAGACGACGTCGGACATGTTCTCGTCGTCGGCCACCGGCTTGCCGGCGGGAGCGCTGTATTCGCGCACGTGGACCTCCGTGTTCAAACGCGTGCGGCAGGTGACACCGCTGTTACCCGCCAGTCAACTTAGCGTGGTGAGCACCTTAAGACCATGCTGATCGGCGCCGCGAGGCGAGGCCGTGACATTCTTCGCACCGTGAACGCGCCACCCTCCCTCGACATCGTCGACGAGACGTTCCTCGCCGTTCCGCCCGCCACCGTGGCCGCGGTCTTCGCCGAACCGGCCTCCTGGCGGCGCTACTGGCCCGACCTGGTCCTCGAGGTCTACACCGACCGGGGGGACAAGGGCCTGCGCTGGACCGTGCGGGGCGCGCTCGTCGGTACGATGGAGGTCTGGCTCGAGCCGGTACTCGACGGCACCCTGCTGCACTACTTCCTGCGGGCGACCCCCGCCGACGCGGCCGGGGCGCCCCGTGAACTGGCGCCGCGCGACCTGCGCCGGGAGTTCGACCGGCGGGCCCGCGCGGCCAAGGCGATCGCGCTCGGGCTCAAGGAGATCCTGGAGGACGGGCGCGAGCCCGGCGTCCCTCCGCGCGGCGAGGAGTAGGGGGAGCACGGGTGCGGGTACACGTCGTCTCGGACGTGCACGGCAATGCCGATGCGCTCAAGCGCGCCGGGGACGGGGCGGACGCACTGGTCGTGCTCGGCGACCTGATCGACTTCGTCGACTACCACGACCACGAGAAGGGCATCATGGGTGCCCTGTTCGGCGCGGAGAAGGTGGCCGGGTTCGCCCGGCTGCGCCGCGAGGGCACCCGTGACGAAACCGTTGCCTACTCGCGGGAGCTCTGGGCGAGCCTCGACGACCCGGGTGCCGCGGTCGACGAGGCCATCCGCGCTCAGTACGCGACCCTCTTCGCGGCGATGACCGCACCGACCTACGCCACGCCCGGCAACGTGGACACCCCGGCGCTCTGGCCGGAGTTCGCCGGCGAAGGCGTCCGGGTGCTCGACGGCGAAGTGGCCGAGATCGGCGGCCTGCGGTTCGGCTTCGTCGGTGGCGCGCTGCTGCCCGACGGCGTCGTCCCGCGGCCGCGCAAGGGCGCGGCCTGGCGCCCCTACCTGCGGGTTCGCGAGGACTACGACGCGAGCGTCGCCGCGTTGACCGACGTGGACGTCCTCTGCACGCACGGCCCGCCCGCCCTGCCGGAGCTGACCTACGACGTCGTGGCGCGCCGCAGCGAGATCGGCTCGACGGCGCTGCTGGAGCTGATCCGGGCGCAGCGGCCGCGCTGGTCGGTGTTCGGGCACGTGCACCAGCCCCTGTCCGCGCGCGCCCGCGTCGGCCTGACCGAATGCCGTAACGTGGGTCACTTCAAGGAGACCGGGCAGCCCTACGTGCTGCGCTGGTGACCAACCGCGGCGGCTACGCTTCGACCCATGGCCGAGCAGTCCACACAGTCCATCGAGGTCGACGCCGAGCCCAGCCGGGTGATGGCCGTGATCGCCGACTTCCCCGCGTACCCGGAAT
Encoded proteins:
- a CDS encoding polyketide cyclase / dehydrase and lipid transport; amino-acid sequence: MNAPPSLDIVDETFLAVPPATVAAVFAEPASWRRYWPDLVLEVYTDRGDKGLRWTVRGALVGTMEVWLEPVLDGTLLHYFLRATPADAAGAPRELAPRDLRREFDRRARAAKAIALGLKEILEDGREPGVPPRGEE
- a CDS encoding metallophosphoesterase gives rise to the protein MRVHVVSDVHGNADALKRAGDGADALVVLGDLIDFVDYHDHEKGIMGALFGAEKVAGFARLRREGTRDETVAYSRELWASLDDPGAAVDEAIRAQYATLFAAMTAPTYATPGNVDTPALWPEFAGEGVRVLDGEVAEIGGLRFGFVGGALLPDGVVPRPRKGAAWRPYLRVREDYDASVAALTDVDVLCTHGPPALPELTYDVVARRSEIGSTALLELIRAQRPRWSVFGHVHQPLSARARVGLTECRNVGHFKETGQPYVLRW